Proteins encoded in a region of the Mucispirillum schaedleri ASF457 genome:
- a CDS encoding DUF6194 family protein: MDKLTSDEILQYCLENLSGTVFHSCYGEKCIFYNPENKLKHGIYVLTIKEKDGNNDKSSNLNREGIFRINFGVTKNTFINKFGFIPARPLKGNTVDMQYDFSTLNMLLPHPVYAWMAWVSILNPDKNSFYNIKQFINESYEYAKEKYNKKVKV; this comes from the coding sequence ATGGATAAACTTACATCAGATGAAATATTACAATATTGTCTTGAAAATCTATCTGGAACAGTTTTTCATTCCTGTTACGGAGAAAAATGTATATTTTATAATCCTGAAAATAAACTGAAACATGGAATATATGTATTAACCATAAAAGAAAAAGACGGAAATAATGATAAAAGCTCTAATCTAAATAGAGAAGGTATATTCCGTATAAATTTTGGAGTTACAAAAAATACATTTATAAATAAATTTGGCTTCATACCTGCAAGACCTTTAAAAGGGAATACTGTTGATATGCAGTATGATTTTTCAACATTAAATATGCTTCTTCCACACCCAGTATATGCATGGATGGCATGGGTATCCATATTAAACCCTGATAAAAATTCTTTTTATAATATAAAGCAGTTTATTAATGAATCTTATGAATATGCAAAAGAAAAATACAATAAAAAAGTAAAGGTATAA
- a CDS encoding chemotaxis protein CheX: protein MKAEYLNCVMSGVLDVIDQCFHVECKKGKPYVYHYDINLNHLSAVIRMAGDKKGAFVLALSEDDAKKMASALIMEEKQFLDKDVMDAIGEIINMISGSAKGKLTELGFTFKLSTPAFILGKGTRLFKEVEYAPYICVPFSTEIGDFTIQVSLR, encoded by the coding sequence ATGAAAGCAGAATACCTTAACTGTGTAATGTCTGGTGTATTAGATGTGATAGACCAGTGCTTTCATGTAGAATGTAAAAAAGGCAAGCCTTATGTGTATCATTATGATATAAACTTAAACCATCTTTCTGCTGTTATCAGAATGGCTGGAGATAAAAAAGGGGCATTTGTTCTTGCACTTAGTGAAGATGATGCAAAAAAAATGGCAAGTGCTTTAATCATGGAAGAGAAGCAGTTTCTTGATAAAGATGTTATGGATGCTATTGGTGAAATTATTAATATGATTTCAGGAAGTGCAAAAGGAAAACTTACAGAGCTTGGATTTACTTTCAAACTAAGCACACCTGCATTTATCTTAGGAAAAGGAACAAGACTTTTTAAAGAAGTAGAATATGCACCATATATATGTGTTCCATTTTCAACAGAAATTGGAGATTTTACAATACAGGTTTCATTAAGATAA
- the ilvA gene encoding threonine ammonia-lyase, which yields MVNNLKKDIEAAYEAVSPYIKNIPLYHSASFSENYRADIYFKLENLQRTGSFKVRGALNAILKNKEKCANGVITASAGNHAQGVAFSAKLIGVKAVIVMPVHTPLVKINNTKSYGAEVVLHGDTYDDAATMAEILAEEKGLYLIHPFNNIDVIAGQGTIAVEFLKEMQDADNIIIPVGGGGLASGIAAYLKECGSSAKIIGVQSEAVSGMAASLRKRRMVRVTGSSIIAEGISVKTPGDITYDICSKYLDDIVTVSENIIAASILEYMEKAKLVVEGAGAAPLAAIMSRSIDYNNKKNVLIVSGGNIDINMISRIISKGMSTSGRFLEITLNLKDIPGSLAHITTFLADVGANILDIRHDRFGAGLPIGFSRVNLELETKSMEHIEQIVISLKKAGFDVTVC from the coding sequence ATGGTTAATAATCTAAAAAAAGATATTGAAGCAGCTTATGAAGCAGTTTCTCCTTATATAAAAAATATTCCGCTTTATCATTCTGCTTCATTTTCAGAAAATTATAGAGCAGATATTTATTTTAAACTTGAAAATCTACAAAGAACAGGCTCTTTTAAAGTGCGTGGAGCATTAAATGCAATACTGAAAAATAAAGAAAAATGTGCAAATGGTGTTATAACTGCCAGTGCAGGAAACCATGCACAAGGTGTTGCATTTAGTGCAAAATTAATTGGTGTAAAAGCTGTGATAGTTATGCCTGTCCATACTCCACTTGTTAAAATAAATAATACAAAATCTTACGGTGCAGAAGTTGTGCTTCATGGAGATACTTATGATGATGCAGCAACTATGGCAGAAATACTTGCAGAAGAAAAAGGGCTTTATTTAATACATCCTTTTAACAATATTGATGTTATAGCTGGACAAGGCACTATTGCAGTAGAATTTTTAAAAGAAATGCAGGATGCTGATAATATTATTATACCAGTTGGAGGCGGTGGTCTTGCTTCTGGTATTGCTGCATATTTAAAAGAATGCGGAAGTTCTGCGAAAATAATAGGTGTCCAGTCTGAAGCAGTGAGCGGTATGGCTGCATCACTTCGCAAAAGAAGAATGGTAAGAGTTACTGGCTCATCAATTATTGCAGAAGGTATTTCTGTAAAAACACCCGGTGATATTACTTATGATATATGCTCTAAATATCTTGATGATATAGTTACAGTTTCAGAAAATATTATTGCAGCATCAATCCTTGAATATATGGAAAAAGCTAAACTTGTTGTAGAAGGTGCAGGTGCTGCTCCACTTGCTGCAATTATGTCTAGAAGTATTGACTATAATAATAAAAAGAATGTCTTGATAGTTTCAGGCGGAAATATTGATATTAATATGATTTCAAGAATTATCAGTAAAGGTATGTCTACATCAGGCAGATTTTTGGAAATAACACTTAATCTTAAAGATATACCCGGCTCACTTGCCCACATTACTACCTTTTTAGCTGATGTTGGTGCCAATATATTAGACATACGCCATGACAGGTTTGGGGCTGGACTTCCCATTGGATTTTCAAGGGTAAATTTAGAGCTTGAAACAAAAAGTATGGAGCATATAGAGCAGATTGTTATTTCCTTGAAAAAAGCCGGGTTTGATGTTACTGTATGCTGA
- a CDS encoding ankyrin repeat domain-containing protein, whose product MKKILFLLFFLGLLAGGGAYLYFTDFNLIKKYITPRIPETVMSKIPEKVKKYITADYNASKDFDELGAPLDVPVTKFDSQYVSNDNPIFEAFRKGTKEDILKAIESTDNVDIFDVTGRTPLMYSAFRDDTSIAEVIINKGADINFQDRWGHTAIMYAAKYGNANMVNYFLSKGADINVVGNDGETPVSAAAFDGNIDVLTKFLDYGADINIQDNYGNTPLMKAAINGNQKALGMLIDYGADLNSQNNDGLTALMLASESGRYNTAKLLLDNGADTSIKDKSGENVLDHARKFGHDHIIALLRQYMVVDEPQINNNGDAININLNNNSNIIMH is encoded by the coding sequence ATGAAAAAAATTTTATTTTTATTATTCTTTTTAGGGCTTTTAGCTGGCGGCGGTGCTTATTTATATTTTACTGATTTTAATCTTATAAAAAAATACATTACACCGCGTATTCCAGAAACTGTAATGTCAAAAATTCCTGAAAAAGTTAAAAAGTATATTACTGCAGATTATAATGCATCAAAAGATTTTGATGAGCTTGGTGCCCCTCTTGATGTGCCTGTTACTAAGTTTGATTCTCAGTATGTATCAAATGACAACCCTATTTTTGAAGCTTTTAGAAAAGGAACAAAAGAAGATATATTAAAAGCCATAGAATCTACTGATAATGTTGATATTTTTGATGTTACAGGCAGAACTCCCCTTATGTATTCAGCTTTTAGAGATGATACAAGCATTGCAGAAGTGATAATCAATAAAGGTGCTGATATTAACTTTCAAGACAGATGGGGACATACTGCTATAATGTATGCTGCTAAATATGGCAATGCAAATATGGTAAACTATTTTCTTTCAAAAGGCGCAGATATAAATGTAGTAGGCAATGATGGAGAAACACCTGTTTCTGCAGCTGCTTTTGACGGCAATATTGATGTGCTGACAAAATTTTTAGACTATGGGGCAGATATTAATATACAAGATAATTATGGCAACACACCACTTATGAAAGCAGCTATCAACGGCAACCAGAAAGCTCTTGGCATGCTTATAGACTATGGGGCAGATTTAAACAGCCAGAATAATGACGGCTTAACTGCACTAATGCTTGCTTCAGAAAGTGGAAGATATAATACAGCTAAGCTGCTTTTAGATAACGGGGCAGATACTTCTATTAAAGATAAGAGTGGAGAAAATGTATTAGACCATGCAAGAAAATTTGGACATGACCATATTATTGCTCTGCTTCGTCAGTATATGGTAGTAGATGAGCCACAAATTAATAATAATGGTGATGCAATAAATATTAATTTAAATAATAATTCAAATATTATAATGCATTAA
- the thiH gene encoding 2-iminoacetate synthase ThiH, translating to MSFYEVIKKYSYEYVKDLIYNADEKYIKNALYKEKLTEKDLAYLLSPKSESYLEEMAEISHNITLQRFGKTIRIYAPIYLSNFCTNSCIYCGFNRKNSIPRVALSLDSIKKEAEIVASSGIKNIILVTGDNMKKFSFDMLLQSVKLCTEYFPFISIEVPSLTFEQYEELHNAGADGLTMFQETYIENLYPAFHPTGPKADYLYRLETPEKAAQAGMRSIGLGSLLGLTDYRIDTFYMCLHAEYLSKKYWRSHISSSFPRIRHAAGEYKPEYNVSDKNLLQLIFAYRMFLHDAGINISTREPAVLRDKLIYLGATIMSAGSKTEPGGYSAAQDDAAQFSIEDNRSVEEFCSAVKKLGFDPVLKDWDNSMQGTNFAK from the coding sequence ATGAGTTTTTATGAAGTTATTAAAAAATACTCGTATGAATATGTAAAAGATTTAATATATAATGCTGATGAAAAATATATAAAAAATGCTCTTTATAAAGAAAAACTTACAGAGAAAGATTTAGCATATCTTTTAAGCCCAAAATCAGAAAGTTATTTAGAAGAAATGGCAGAAATTTCCCACAATATTACTTTACAGCGATTTGGTAAAACTATCAGGATATATGCACCAATATATCTTTCAAACTTCTGCACAAACAGCTGTATATACTGTGGTTTTAACCGTAAAAACAGTATACCGCGGGTTGCATTATCACTAGATAGTATAAAAAAAGAAGCTGAAATAGTTGCCTCATCTGGTATAAAAAATATTATTCTTGTAACCGGGGATAATATGAAAAAGTTTTCTTTTGATATGCTTTTGCAGTCTGTAAAACTATGCACAGAATATTTTCCATTTATTTCAATAGAAGTTCCGTCTCTTACTTTTGAACAGTATGAAGAGCTGCATAATGCAGGAGCGGACGGGCTTACAATGTTTCAGGAAACTTATATTGAAAACTTATATCCTGCATTTCACCCGACTGGTCCAAAAGCAGATTATTTATACAGGCTTGAAACTCCAGAAAAAGCTGCTCAGGCTGGTATGCGTTCTATTGGTCTTGGTTCACTGCTTGGTTTAACAGATTATAGAATAGATACTTTTTATATGTGCCTGCATGCAGAGTATTTATCAAAAAAATACTGGCGGAGCCATATATCTTCATCTTTTCCGCGTATAAGGCATGCAGCTGGAGAATATAAGCCAGAATATAATGTAAGTGATAAAAATTTATTGCAGCTTATTTTTGCATACAGAATGTTTCTCCATGATGCAGGAATAAATATATCTACAAGAGAGCCTGCCGTATTAAGAGATAAACTTATATACCTTGGTGCAACAATAATGAGTGCAGGCTCAAAAACAGAGCCCGGCGGATACAGTGCTGCTCAGGATGATGCTGCTCAGTTTTCCATAGAAGATAACAGGTCTGTTGAAGAATTTTGCAGTGCAGTAAAAAAACTTGGCTTTGACCCAGTATTAAAAGACTGGGATAATTCTATGCAAGGCACGAATTTTGCTAAATAA
- a CDS encoding thiazole synthase encodes MNNLKIAGRQFKSRLMVGTGKFQSSVIMEQALNASEAEIVTVALRRVDINDDNDDILNHIDKNKYLLLPNTSGASNAEEAVRLARLARAAGCEPWIKLEVTPDPYHLLPDPVETLKAAEILVKDGFNVMPYINADPVLAKHLEEAGCVTVMPLAAPIGTNKGIKTIEMVKIIIENASVPVVIDAGLGLPSHAAEAIELGADAVLVNTAIAAAADPVKMAEAFKYAVQAACLAVSACPAPVSNYANPSSPVKGLLKDIL; translated from the coding sequence ATGAATAATTTAAAAATAGCTGGCAGACAGTTTAAAAGCAGGCTTATGGTTGGAACTGGCAAATTCCAGTCATCTGTTATAATGGAGCAGGCATTAAATGCTTCAGAAGCTGAAATTGTAACTGTTGCACTAAGGCGTGTTGATATTAATGACGATAATGATGATATATTAAACCATATTGATAAAAATAAATATCTGCTTTTACCAAACACTTCCGGTGCATCTAATGCAGAAGAAGCAGTGCGTCTTGCACGACTTGCCCGTGCAGCAGGATGCGAGCCATGGATAAAATTAGAAGTAACACCAGACCCATATCATCTGCTGCCAGACCCAGTAGAAACTTTAAAGGCTGCAGAAATACTTGTAAAAGATGGATTTAATGTTATGCCTTATATCAATGCAGACCCAGTTTTAGCAAAACATTTAGAAGAAGCAGGATGTGTTACAGTTATGCCGCTTGCTGCCCCTATTGGAACAAATAAAGGAATAAAAACTATAGAAATGGTAAAAATAATTATAGAAAATGCGTCTGTTCCAGTTGTCATAGATGCTGGTCTTGGTCTTCCCAGCCATGCTGCAGAAGCAATAGAATTAGGTGCTGATGCTGTTCTTGTAAATACTGCAATAGCAGCTGCTGCTGACCCTGTAAAAATGGCAGAAGCCTTTAAATATGCTGTGCAGGCTGCCTGCCTTGCTGTTAGTGCATGCCCCGCCCCTGTTTCTAACTATGCAAATCCATCAAGCCCTGTTAAAGGATTATTAAAGGATATATTATAA
- a CDS encoding IS3 family transposase: MFKKAGSLNAVKGTESSTEKAQIITALRLYYSLDILLSVSNMKRSTYYYNVKKPAALDKYAEVKTSILEIYEKSNKTYGYPRISKVLEKLGYTYDRKTVYKLMKELKISSLIRVKKRYKQGRVSHICSNKLNRAFTSERPCLKWVTDVAEIKINNEKVYLSAIMDLYNREITAYSVSKYNNEEMVIDNLKQAIDKTKDTTGLMIHSDQGILYQANQFRKLLKENNIEQSMSRRGNCYDNAVMESFFATLKCELVYINKFKNIEQFKYELEKYIDFYNNYRIKANGLTPLQEKEIYLVA; this comes from the coding sequence ATATTTAAAAAAGCTGGAAGCCTTAATGCAGTCAAAGGAACAGAGAGTTCAACAGAAAAAGCACAAATAATAACTGCATTAAGGCTGTATTACAGTTTGGATATCCTGTTGTCTGTGAGTAATATGAAAAGAAGCACTTACTATTATAATGTTAAAAAGCCTGCTGCATTAGATAAATATGCAGAAGTCAAGACATCTATATTAGAAATATATGAAAAATCTAACAAGACTTATGGTTATCCAAGAATATCAAAGGTATTAGAGAAACTGGGTTATACTTATGACAGGAAGACAGTGTATAAATTGATGAAAGAACTAAAAATTTCATCACTAATCAGGGTTAAGAAAAGGTATAAACAAGGCAGAGTAAGTCATATATGCAGCAATAAATTAAACAGAGCCTTTACAAGTGAGAGACCATGTTTAAAATGGGTAACAGATGTGGCAGAGATAAAAATTAATAATGAAAAGGTGTATTTATCAGCAATAATGGATTTGTATAACAGAGAAATAACAGCATACAGTGTAAGCAAATATAATAATGAAGAAATGGTAATAGATAATTTAAAACAGGCAATAGATAAAACAAAAGATACAACAGGGTTAATGATACATTCAGACCAGGGTATATTATATCAGGCTAATCAATTTAGAAAGTTATTAAAGGAAAATAATATAGAGCAGAGTATGTCAAGGCGTGGCAACTGCTATGATAATGCTGTTATGGAAAGTTTCTTTGCTACTTTAAAATGTGAATTGGTTTATATTAACAAATTCAAAAATATAGAACAGTTTAAATATGAACTTGAAAAATATATTGATTTCTATAATAATTACAGAATAAAAGCTAATGGACTTACACCTTTACAGGAAAAAGAAATTTATTTAGTGGCTTAG
- the glmU gene encoding bifunctional UDP-N-acetylglucosamine diphosphorylase/glucosamine-1-phosphate N-acetyltransferase GlmU gives MLTVIILAAGKGTRMKSENPKVLFSAAGKPMIDYSIDLSRQLNPERIVVVTGAGAEKVREHLQNSSVEFATQKEQHGTADAVMAAIDFISDKGKTLILCGDMPLMKYDTLNNFINTVKQDIAFISVKMKNPKGYGRIVRSSNGSVLKIVEEKDANDNEKKINEVNTGVYLCSSTELKKRLMNINNNNAQNEYYLTDIVNGGAEAFLADNEMEFLGVNDRVQLSFASKILWKERAESYMKDGVSIIDPSSVYIDLDVIIGKDTMIYPNVFIENGSRIEKNVIIRSGCRLNKAVIEENVEIKDNSLIEDSFVGAFSSVGPMAHLRPGSHLAGENKIGNFVELKKATMGKGSKASHLTYLGDSELGENVNIGCGTITCNYDGFNKYKTIIGNNVFVGSDTQFVAPVTVGDNVLIAAGSTITKDINTNDLAIARTQQLNIENKGKEIMEINKAKKNSKGK, from the coding sequence ATGCTTACTGTTATTATACTTGCAGCTGGTAAAGGCACTAGAATGAAATCAGAAAATCCAAAAGTTTTATTTAGTGCTGCCGGCAAACCTATGATAGATTATTCAATAGATTTAAGCAGACAGTTAAACCCAGAAAGAATTGTTGTTGTAACTGGTGCCGGTGCTGAAAAAGTAAGAGAACATTTACAAAATTCATCAGTTGAATTTGCCACTCAAAAAGAGCAGCACGGCACAGCTGATGCAGTAATGGCAGCTATTGATTTTATTTCTGATAAAGGCAAAACATTAATTTTATGCGGCGATATGCCTTTGATGAAATATGATACTTTAAATAATTTCATAAATACTGTAAAACAGGATATAGCTTTTATAAGTGTAAAAATGAAAAACCCAAAAGGATATGGCAGAATTGTCCGCTCATCAAACGGCTCTGTTTTAAAAATAGTTGAAGAAAAAGATGCCAATGACAATGAAAAGAAAATAAATGAAGTAAATACTGGTGTTTATTTATGCTCATCTACTGAATTAAAAAAACGGCTTATGAATATAAATAATAATAATGCTCAAAATGAATATTATTTAACAGATATTGTTAATGGCGGTGCAGAAGCATTTTTAGCAGATAATGAAATGGAGTTTTTAGGTGTTAATGACAGAGTGCAGTTAAGCTTTGCTTCAAAAATACTCTGGAAAGAACGAGCAGAATCTTATATGAAAGATGGCGTTTCTATTATAGACCCATCATCAGTATATATTGATTTAGATGTTATCATCGGCAAAGATACTATGATATATCCAAATGTATTTATAGAAAACGGCTCTCGTATAGAAAAAAATGTTATTATTCGTTCAGGATGCAGGCTTAACAAAGCTGTTATAGAAGAAAATGTTGAAATTAAAGATAATTCATTAATAGAAGATTCTTTTGTAGGTGCATTTTCATCAGTCGGACCTATGGCTCATCTTCGCCCCGGCTCTCATTTAGCAGGTGAAAATAAAATAGGCAATTTTGTTGAACTTAAAAAAGCCACTATGGGTAAAGGCTCAAAAGCAAGCCATTTAACTTATTTAGGTGATTCAGAGTTAGGCGAAAATGTAAATATTGGCTGCGGCACGATTACATGCAATTATGATGGCTTTAATAAATATAAAACTATCATAGGTAATAATGTCTTTGTTGGCAGTGATACTCAGTTTGTAGCACCTGTTACTGTTGGAGATAATGTATTAATCGCAGCAGGCAGCACTATCACAAAAGATATTAATACAAATGATTTAGCAATAGCCAGAACACAGCAGTTAAACATTGAAAATAAAGGCAAAGAAATAATGGAAATAAATAAAGCCAAAAAAAATAGTAAAGGTAAATAA
- a CDS encoding chloride channel protein, whose product MKIRSYFSLKFSSLITKYEDVVIIAVAVAIGMAAGVGNIIFRTLIHFLQKNLYSVESEVMLYNLQDTAKWKLILIPALGGLAVGLITTLFKSNVHSVADVIKSISLHRTLSPVTAVLKTITSAITLGTGGSAGREGPIVMIGASLGSAVGQFFKFSHTRISSATACGAAGGIAATFNAPMGGAMFAAEVLLGKYGVRTFSPLIISAVTATVISRAYFGDEITIQSPDYVLKSAAELPLYAIMGIFIALISVFFIRFFYKVSDAFAFLPLPKWLKPAIGGLLMGILGAFCINIMGVGYGTIIEILQNKIPWYILIVFVFLKIVATSLTLGSGGSGGQLVPSLFIGAAAGGFFGGLMQYIFPSIAGNPETYALVGMGAMLAAVIRAPITSILILFEITQSYHIVLPVMITCIIANMISASIEKDSIFTWTLTRAGFNINHGIDKSILESVKVKDIMLTDIIAFNDNTSILDIKKSIEKKPHAYFPVVNDEGYLTGVISLNDLKEEIFSGKNLETTLAKDFGARRNIITVSPEETLEQAMRDFGIKEVGDLPVVEIEEKGMKLVGLLRRSDIIIAYNKKVVDFEPDK is encoded by the coding sequence TTGAAAATAAGAAGTTATTTCAGCTTAAAATTCAGCAGCCTGATTACAAAATATGAAGATGTTGTGATAATTGCTGTAGCTGTTGCAATAGGTATGGCAGCAGGTGTTGGAAATATAATATTTAGAACACTTATTCATTTTCTGCAGAAAAATCTATACAGTGTTGAAAGTGAAGTTATGCTTTATAATCTGCAGGATACTGCTAAATGGAAACTGATATTAATTCCAGCATTAGGCGGCTTGGCTGTTGGGCTCATTACTACACTTTTTAAATCGAATGTTCATTCTGTGGCTGATGTTATAAAATCAATATCGCTGCATAGAACATTATCTCCCGTAACTGCTGTGCTGAAAACTATAACTTCTGCTATAACTCTTGGCACAGGCGGTTCAGCTGGCAGAGAAGGTCCTATTGTGATGATTGGTGCCTCTCTTGGCTCTGCTGTTGGTCAGTTTTTCAAATTTTCTCACACAAGAATAAGCAGTGCAACTGCATGCGGAGCAGCCGGTGGTATTGCTGCCACATTTAATGCACCTATGGGTGGAGCAATGTTTGCAGCAGAAGTGCTGCTTGGAAAATATGGTGTTAGAACATTCAGCCCGCTGATTATTTCTGCTGTCACTGCCACAGTTATAAGCCGTGCTTATTTTGGCGATGAAATAACTATTCAATCCCCAGATTATGTTTTAAAAAGTGCAGCAGAACTGCCCCTTTATGCCATTATGGGTATATTTATTGCATTAATAAGTGTGTTTTTTATAAGATTTTTCTATAAAGTTAGTGATGCTTTTGCATTTCTGCCTCTTCCAAAATGGCTGAAACCTGCCATAGGCGGACTTTTAATGGGCATACTTGGTGCATTCTGCATAAATATTATGGGTGTAGGTTATGGCACTATTATTGAAATCCTGCAGAATAAAATACCATGGTATATATTAATAGTATTCGTATTTTTAAAAATTGTAGCAACATCCCTTACACTAGGCTCTGGCGGTTCAGGTGGTCAGCTTGTGCCAAGCCTTTTTATAGGGGCAGCAGCTGGCGGCTTTTTTGGCGGACTTATGCAGTATATTTTTCCAAGCATTGCAGGCAACCCTGAAACATATGCACTTGTTGGCATGGGTGCTATGCTTGCAGCCGTTATTCGTGCACCTATTACATCTATATTAATACTTTTTGAAATAACTCAAAGTTATCATATTGTGCTTCCTGTAATGATTACATGTATTATAGCTAATATGATTTCTGCCAGCATTGAAAAGGATAGTATTTTTACATGGACTTTAACCCGTGCAGGCTTTAATATTAACCATGGTATAGACAAAAGCATACTTGAATCAGTAAAAGTAAAAGATATTATGCTTACAGATATTATTGCATTTAATGATAACACATCTATTCTTGATATAAAAAAATCTATTGAAAAAAAACCACATGCTTATTTTCCTGTTGTAAATGATGAAGGATACTTAACAGGTGTTATATCCTTAAATGATTTAAAGGAAGAGATTTTCAGCGGAAAAAATTTGGAAACTACATTAGCAAAAGACTTTGGTGCAAGACGGAATATAATCACAGTATCACCTGAGGAAACTCTGGAACAGGCAATGAGAGATTTTGGTATTAAAGAAGTTGGCGACCTGCCTGTTGTAGAAATAGAAGAAAAAGGTATGAAACTTGTAGGACTTTTAAGAAGAAGCGATATTATTATTGCTTATAATAAAAAAGTTGTAGATTTTGAGCCTGATAAATAA